One segment of Haemophilus influenzae DNA contains the following:
- the metF gene encoding methylenetetrahydrofolate reductase, with the protein MSYAKEIDTLNQHIADFNKKINVSFEFFPPKNEKMETLLWDSIHRLKVLKPKFVSVTYGANSGERDRTHGIVKAIKQETGLEAAPHLTGIDATPEELKQIARDYWDSGIRRIVALRGDEPKGYAKKPFYASNLVELLRSVADFDISVAAYPEVHPEAKSAQADLINLKRKIDAGANHVITQFFFDIENYLRFRDRCASIGIDTEIVPGILPVTNFKQLQKMASFTNVKIPAWLVKAYDGLDDDPTTRNLVAASVAMDMVKILSREGVNDFHFYTLNRSELTYAICHMLGVRP; encoded by the coding sequence ATGAGCTACGCGAAAGAAATTGATACATTAAATCAACATATTGCAGATTTTAATAAAAAAATTAATGTCTCCTTTGAATTTTTTCCACCTAAAAACGAAAAAATGGAAACCCTTCTATGGGATTCCATTCATCGTTTAAAAGTCTTAAAGCCTAAATTTGTGTCAGTCACTTACGGCGCAAATTCGGGAGAACGTGACCGCACTCACGGCATTGTGAAAGCCATTAAACAAGAAACTGGCTTAGAAGCCGCACCACATTTAACTGGAATTGATGCTACACCTGAAGAATTAAAACAAATTGCGAGAGATTATTGGGATAGTGGTATTCGCCGTATTGTTGCGTTACGCGGTGACGAACCTAAAGGTTACGCGAAAAAACCATTTTATGCGTCAAATCTTGTGGAATTACTCCGTTCTGTCGCTGATTTTGATATTTCTGTAGCCGCTTATCCTGAAGTTCATCCAGAAGCAAAATCCGCACAAGCAGACTTGATTAATTTAAAACGCAAAATTGATGCAGGTGCAAACCACGTCATTACACAATTTTTCTTTGATATTGAAAACTACCTACGTTTTCGTGATCGTTGTGCATCAATTGGTATTGATACTGAAATCGTACCCGGTATTTTACCTGTTACTAATTTTAAACAACTCCAAAAAATGGCATCATTCACTAATGTGAAAATTCCAGCGTGGTTAGTTAAAGCCTATGATGGTTTGGATGATGATCCAACTACACGTAATCTTGTAGCAGCAAGTGTTGCAATGGATATGGTAAAAATTTTATCTCGTGAAGGCGTAAAT
- the rplM gene encoding 50S ribosomal protein L13, protein MKTFVAKPETVKRDWYVVDATGKTLGRLATELARRLRGKHKAEYTPHVDTGDYIIVINADKVAVTGRKETDKLYYWHTGYVGGIKQATFKEMIARRPEAVIEIAVKGMLPKGPLGRAMFRKLKVYAGAEHQHAAQQPQVLDI, encoded by the coding sequence ATGAAAACTTTTGTAGCAAAACCAGAAACGGTTAAACGCGACTGGTACGTAGTAGATGCGACAGGTAAAACTTTAGGTCGTTTAGCGACTGAATTAGCACGTCGTCTTCGTGGTAAACACAAGGCTGAGTACACTCCACACGTAGATACTGGTGATTACATCATCGTTATCAACGCAGACAAAGTGGCAGTAACTGGTCGTAAAGAAACAGATAAACTTTACTACTGGCACACTGGCTATGTAGGTGGTATTAAACAAGCGACTTTCAAAGAAATGATCGCTCGCCGTCCTGAAGCAGTGATTGAAATTGCGGTTAAAGGTATGTTGCCAAAAGGTCCATTAGGCCGTGCAATGTTCCGTAAATTAAAAGTGTACGCAGGTGCTGAACACCAACACGCTGCACAACAACCACAAGTATTAGATATTTAA
- the rpsI gene encoding 30S ribosomal protein S9, whose amino-acid sequence MAENQNYGTGRRKSSSARVFIKPGSGKITINQRELDVYFGRETARMVVRQPLELVELTDKLDLYITVKGGGISGQAGAIRHGITRALMEYDETLRPALRAAGFVTRDARRVERKKVGLHKARRRPQYSKR is encoded by the coding sequence ATGGCAGAGAATCAAAACTACGGCACAGGTCGCCGCAAAAGCTCTTCAGCTCGTGTATTTATCAAACCGGGCAGTGGTAAAATCACTATCAACCAACGTGAATTAGATGTTTACTTTGGTCGCGAAACAGCGCGTATGGTAGTACGTCAGCCATTAGAGTTGGTTGAATTAACTGATAAATTAGATCTATACATCACAGTTAAAGGTGGTGGTATTTCTGGTCAAGCGGGTGCAATCCGTCACGGTATCACTCGTGCATTGATGGAATACGATGAAACATTACGCCCAGCACTTCGTGCAGCTGGTTTCGTTACTCGTGACGCACGTCGCGTAGAACGTAAAAAAGTGGGTTTACACAAAGCACGTCGTCGTCCACAATACTCAAAACGTTAA